A section of the Schistosoma haematobium chromosome ZW, whole genome shotgun sequence genome encodes:
- the FTSJ1_1 gene encoding putative tRNA (cytidine(32)/guanosine(34)-2'-O)-methyltransferase (EggNog:ENOG410VE2U~COG:A), which produces MGPRLRTDLKPSTSFENHSSNDNLLLLWYDKDNFEDVNSSQQALLPFMACGDLRGFDPDVTYTLDPDHIVKPPVQVPVDPAYSEVCRFSRLNQSNTSKFQSLEKNNEIDNNDDISRFTELMEKLSFDPREDHL; this is translated from the exons ATGGGTCCTCGTTTACGGACAGATTTGAAACCATCCACATCTTTTGAGAATCATTCAAGCAACGATAATTTGCTATTATTATGGTACGACAAGGATAACTTTGAAGAC gTTAATTCTTCTCAACAAGCTCTATTACCATTCATGGCGTGTGGAGATTTGAGAGGTTTTGACCCAGATGTCACGTATACTTTAGACCCTGATCATATAGTCAAGCCACCAGTACAAGTTCCTGTAGATCCTGCTTATTCCGAAGTTTGCCGATTCAGTCGCTTAAATCAATCAAATACTTCAAAATTTCAATCTTTGgaaaagaataatgaaattgataataatgatgatatttcTAGATTTACAGAACTTATGGAAAAGTTGTCTTTCGATCCAAGAGAAGATCATTTATGA
- the SKIV2L_2 gene encoding Helicase SKI2W (EggNog:ENOG410V4PU~COG:A), with amino-acid sequence MEDGYARLTLLSNLSIRSFVRITDHVFTVKQYCNNTVNNANITPSELLLRGIKRHRQQIAAKQAGMHLVIGSNSTASDCDPLVLMDELNANLFNLVISLMPESSMSPMFGLPVNCPTKVDLRTSLKFKGISEEDACVFDEHALLSDELTTPLLTSVITQRLAPISCPDLVAHLELIHRTCRRRWAVKRIEDSLSNSQLQLNTEYVKRLCVLEELGFIDSATHTGCLTLKGRIACELTKMEVLITQLLLNGSFTDLSAPDLAAVLSCFVFETRSTTDTEQLQQHDGQYLHSLLGSLMNFTNDDCNQNHLSNSCSDVTSYPSNLIPALQKIVLSAIELEQLQTKYGLTDPSIDTRITLQAVNAVFAWAQGYSFSSLVSMTSVPEGHLVRGLLQLDELLHHICNACHHLGDKNLSLRMKEARSLILRDLVCAPSLYTADDLV; translated from the exons atggaagatggttaTGCTCGTTTAACGTTATTATCCAATTTGTCTATTCGATCATTTGTACGAATTACTGATCATGTTTTTACTGTAAAACAATATTGTAATAATACTGTAAATAATGCAAATATAACGCCATCAGAATTATTACTTCGTGGTATTAAACGTCATCGTCAGCAAATAGCAGCTAAACAAGCTGGTATGCATTTAGTGATTGGTTCAAACTCGACTGCAAGTGATTGTGATCCCCTAGTTCTTATGGATGAATTAAATGCGAATTTATTTAATCTTGTAATTTCATTGATGCCGGAATCTTCTATGTCACCGATGTTTGGTCTACCAGTTAACTGCCCTACTAAAGTTGACTTAAGAACATCATTGAAGTTCAAAGGAATTTCAGAGGAG GATGCTTGTGTGTTTGATGAACACGCTTTACTCAGTGATGAACTAACAACACCACTTCTGACATCGGTTATTACTCAGCGTTTGGCTCCGATTAGTTGTCCTGATCTTGTAGCACATTTGGAACTGATTCATCGTACCTGCCGTCGAAGATGGGCTGTAAAACGAATTGAAGATAGTTTATCTAATTCGCAGTTACAATTAAATACGGAGTATGTGAAACGTTTGTGTGTTCTTGAAGAATTGGGTTTTATCGATTCAGCAACACATACTGGTTGTTTGACTTTAAAAG GTCGAATTGCTTGTGAATTGACAAAAATGGAAGTGTTAATTACTCAACTATTACTAAATGGTTCATTCACTGATTTATCGGCTCCTGATTTAGCAGCTGTTTTATCGTGTTTTGTATTTGAAACACGTTCCACTACTGATACAGAACAATTACAACAACACGATGGACAATATTTACACAGTCTACTTGGATCTCTAATGAATTTTACTAATGATGattgtaatcaaaatcatcTGTCTAATAGTTGTTCAGATGTTACTTCTTATCCTTCAAATCTTATACCTGCATTACAAAAGATTGTACTATCTGCTATAGAG CTAGAGCAATTACAGACTAAATATGGTCTTACTGATCCATCTATAGACACAAGGATAACTCTACAAGCTGTAAATGCTGTTTTTGCTTGGGCTCAAGGTTATTCATTCTCATCATTGGTTAGTATGACTAGTGTTCCTGAAGGTCACTTGGTTCGTGGCTTATTACAACTCGATGAACTATTACATCATATATGCAATGCTTGTCATCATCTGGGTGATAAAAATTTAAGTTTACGAATGAAGGAGGCAAGAAGTTTAATATTGCGAGATCTTGTATGTGCTCCAAGTTTGTATACTGCAGATGATCTTgtgtga
- the FTSJ1_1 gene encoding putative tRNA (cytidine(32)/guanosine(34)-2'-O)-methyltransferase, variant 4 (EggNog:ENOG410VE2U~COG:A), with amino-acid sequence MKVKIVAVDLQAMAPIPGVIQIQGDITSQDTAQQIIRHFDGKLAQLVVCDGAPDVTGLHDLDEYVQSHLILAAITICSRVLELGGTFVAKVFRGRDSGLLGSQLRLLFSGEVSFAKPRASRNSSLESFVVCRGFMGPRLRTDLKPSTSFENHSSNDNLLLLWYDKDNFEDVNSSQQALLPFMACGDLRGFDPDVTYTLDPDHIVKPPVQVPVDPAYSEVCRFSRLNQSNTSKFQSLEKNNEIDNNDDISRFTELMEKLSFDPREDHL; translated from the exons ATGAAGGTGAAAATCGTTGCCGTGGATCTACAGGCTATGGCCCCAATACCAGGAGTTATTCAAATTCAAGGCGATATTACTAGTCAGGATACGGCTCAACAGATTATAAGACATTTTGACGGCAAGTTAGCTCAACTTGTTGTTTGTGATGGTGCTCCAGATG TGACAGGTCTACATGATTTGGATGAATATGTTCAGTCGCATCTTATCTTAGCTGCTATAACTATCTGTTCAAGAGTTCTTGAGCTTGGTGGTACATTTGTTGCTAAGGTTTTTCGTGGACGAGATTCTGGTTTACTAGGTTCCCAACTCCGACTTTTGTTTTCGGGTGAAGTTAGTTTTGCAAAACCAAGAGCTAGTCGGAACTCTAGTTTAGAGTCCTTTGTTGTATGTCGTGGATTTATGGGTCCTCGTTTACGGACAGATTTGAAACCATCCACATCTTTTGAGAATCATTCAAGCAACGATAATTTGCTATTATTATGGTACGACAAGGATAACTTTGAAGAC gTTAATTCTTCTCAACAAGCTCTATTACCATTCATGGCGTGTGGAGATTTGAGAGGTTTTGACCCAGATGTCACGTATACTTTAGACCCTGATCATATAGTCAAGCCACCAGTACAAGTTCCTGTAGATCCTGCTTATTCCGAAGTTTGCCGATTCAGTCGCTTAAATCAATCAAATACTTCAAAATTTCAATCTTTGgaaaagaataatgaaattgataataatgatgatatttcTAGATTTACAGAACTTATGGAAAAGTTGTCTTTCGATCCAAGAGAAGATCATTTATGA
- the FTSJ1_1 gene encoding putative tRNA (cytidine(32)/guanosine(34)-2'-O)-methyltransferase, variant 2 (EggNog:ENOG410VE2U~COG:A~BUSCO:EOG091G0D8I), whose translation MGKSSRDKRDIYYRLAKEEGWRARSAYKLLQIDDGYGIFSPENAPLERVVDLCAAPGSWSQVLSKRLWESKSPEDQKSVKIVAVDLQAMAPIPGVIQIQGDITSQDTAQQIIRHFDGKLAQLVVCDGAPDVTGLHDLDEYVQSHLILAAITICSRVLELGGTFVAKVFRGRDSGLLGSQLRLLFSGEVSFAKPRASRNSSLESFVVCRGFMGPRLRTDLKPSTSFENHSSNDNLLLLWYDKDNFEDVNSSQQALLPFMACGDLRGFDPDVTYTLDPDHIVKPPVQVPVDPAYSEVCRFSRLNQSNTSKFQSLEKNNEIDNNDDISRFTELMEKLSFDPREDHL comes from the exons ATGGGGAAGTCTTCACGCGATAAACGTGATATTTACTATAGATTAGCTAAAGAAGAGGGTTGGAGAGCACGTAGTGCCTATAAGCTGCTACAAATTGATGATGGGTATGGAATTTTTTCTCCTG AAAATGCTCCTTTAGAACGAGTGGTTGATTTGTGTGCTGCACCTGGTAGCTGGTCACAAGTATTATCAAAACGTTTATGGGAATCGAAATCCCCAGAGGATCAAAAATCT GTGAAAATCGTTGCCGTGGATCTACAGGCTATGGCCCCAATACCAGGAGTTATTCAAATTCAAGGCGATATTACTAGTCAGGATACGGCTCAACAGATTATAAGACATTTTGACGGCAAGTTAGCTCAACTTGTTGTTTGTGATGGTGCTCCAGATG TGACAGGTCTACATGATTTGGATGAATATGTTCAGTCGCATCTTATCTTAGCTGCTATAACTATCTGTTCAAGAGTTCTTGAGCTTGGTGGTACATTTGTTGCTAAGGTTTTTCGTGGACGAGATTCTGGTTTACTAGGTTCCCAACTCCGACTTTTGTTTTCGGGTGAAGTTAGTTTTGCAAAACCAAGAGCTAGTCGGAACTCTAGTTTAGAGTCCTTTGTTGTATGTCGTGGATTTATGGGTCCTCGTTTACGGACAGATTTGAAACCATCCACATCTTTTGAGAATCATTCAAGCAACGATAATTTGCTATTATTATGGTACGACAAGGATAACTTTGAAGAC gTTAATTCTTCTCAACAAGCTCTATTACCATTCATGGCGTGTGGAGATTTGAGAGGTTTTGACCCAGATGTCACGTATACTTTAGACCCTGATCATATAGTCAAGCCACCAGTACAAGTTCCTGTAGATCCTGCTTATTCCGAAGTTTGCCGATTCAGTCGCTTAAATCAATCAAATACTTCAAAATTTCAATCTTTGgaaaagaataatgaaattgataataatgatgatatttcTAGATTTACAGAACTTATGGAAAAGTTGTCTTTCGATCCAAGAGAAGATCATTTATGA
- the FTSJ1_1 gene encoding putative tRNA (cytidine(32)/guanosine(34)-2'-O)-methyltransferase, variant 3 (EggNog:ENOG410VE2U~COG:A), whose translation MGKSSRDKRDIYYRLAKEEGWRARSAYKLLQIDDGYGIFSPENAPLERVVDLCAAPGSWSQVLSKRLWESKSPEDQKSVKIVAVDLQAMAPIPGVIQIQGDITSQDTAQQIIRHFDGKLAQLVVCDGAPDG comes from the exons ATGGGGAAGTCTTCACGCGATAAACGTGATATTTACTATAGATTAGCTAAAGAAGAGGGTTGGAGAGCACGTAGTGCCTATAAGCTGCTACAAATTGATGATGGGTATGGAATTTTTTCTCCTG AAAATGCTCCTTTAGAACGAGTGGTTGATTTGTGTGCTGCACCTGGTAGCTGGTCACAAGTATTATCAAAACGTTTATGGGAATCGAAATCCCCAGAGGATCAAAAATCT GTGAAAATCGTTGCCGTGGATCTACAGGCTATGGCCCCAATACCAGGAGTTATTCAAATTCAAGGCGATATTACTAGTCAGGATACGGCTCAACAGATTATAAGACATTTTGACGGCAAGTTAGCTCAACTTGTTGTTTGTGATGGTGCTCCAGATG gTTAA